A window of the Tunturibacter empetritectus genome harbors these coding sequences:
- a CDS encoding VOC family protein, with translation MKEQPKSVAVWFEIPCANLERAARFYETILDRRMNKDEFGELGDPMRLFPAAAGGVAGALVKRTFRKPGGGGTMVYLNCDGELDAVISRVREAGGLMLMPRTVIPGGHGAFACLKDTEGNHIGLHTSV, from the coding sequence ATGAAGGAACAGCCGAAGTCGGTGGCGGTTTGGTTCGAGATTCCGTGTGCCAATCTGGAGCGGGCAGCTAGGTTCTACGAGACGATTCTGGATCGCAGGATGAATAAGGATGAATTTGGGGAGTTGGGGGATCCGATGCGTCTGTTTCCGGCGGCTGCTGGCGGCGTGGCGGGGGCTCTGGTGAAGCGTACCTTCAGGAAGCCCGGTGGTGGGGGGACGATGGTTTATCTGAACTGCGATGGCGAACTGGATGCTGTAATTTCGCGGGTTCGCGAGGCTGGGGGGTTGATGCTGATGCCTCGTACGGTGATTCCTGGTGGGCATGGTGCGTTTGCTTGCCTGAAGGATACGGAAGGAAATCATATTGGGTTGCATACTTCGGTTTGA
- a CDS encoding helix-turn-helix transcriptional regulator, which translates to MRRADRLFRIVRVLRGGRLQTARMLAEKLEVSERTIYRDVRDLQISGMPIEGEAGVGYTLRRDMDLPPLMFTRDELTALVLGARMVQAWGGAASVASVDQALQRIEAVLPADLRERLDSILMYAPGHRMVQPLKERLDLLHDACVGRRVVAFCYAKEDGQSSEREVRPLALYFWGGAWTLAAWCELRKDFRVFRIDRMQEVEVLGREFVQKKGQRLEDFVKQVGKPPYVSESVAAAGIGQVRAD; encoded by the coding sequence ATGCGGCGGGCTGACCGACTCTTCCGGATCGTACGAGTGCTGCGCGGTGGCAGGCTGCAGACGGCGCGGATGCTGGCGGAGAAGCTGGAGGTTTCGGAGCGGACGATCTATCGGGATGTGCGCGATCTGCAGATCTCGGGGATGCCGATTGAGGGGGAGGCGGGGGTTGGGTATACGCTGCGGCGGGATATGGACCTGCCTCCGCTGATGTTTACCCGGGATGAGCTGACGGCGCTGGTGCTGGGGGCGCGGATGGTGCAGGCGTGGGGTGGGGCGGCGAGCGTGGCCTCGGTGGACCAGGCGCTGCAGCGGATTGAGGCGGTGCTGCCGGCGGATCTGCGGGAGCGGCTGGATTCGATTCTGATGTACGCGCCGGGGCATCGGATGGTGCAGCCTTTGAAGGAGCGACTGGATCTACTGCACGACGCTTGCGTGGGCAGGCGGGTCGTTGCGTTTTGCTATGCGAAGGAGGATGGACAGAGCAGTGAGCGCGAGGTGAGGCCGCTGGCGCTGTACTTCTGGGGTGGGGCCTGGACGCTGGCGGCTTGGTGCGAGCTGCGGAAGGACTTCAGAGTGTTTCGGATCGACCGGATGCAGGAGGTGGAGGTGCTGGGGCGCGAGTTTGTACAGAAGAAGGGGCAGAGGCTGGAGGACTTTGTGAAGCAGGTTGGCAAGCCGCCTTATGTCTCCGAATCGGTTGCTGCGGCGGGTATTGGGCAGGTTAGAGCGGATTGA
- a CDS encoding response regulator yields MTAKIKFEVVPLTVVPNEDAISISERTKPVILIVDDEHIIADTLSIILSRSGFSTLTAYDGAAALELARTFNPQLLIADVMMPGMTGIELAIAVSQNIPECQILLFSGQAATADLLVHARSAGYNFTTLTKPVHPTDMLKRVSECLAVQKTTFAPPYNPTDDSSRPATYLVN; encoded by the coding sequence ATGACCGCGAAGATCAAATTTGAAGTTGTTCCCCTGACAGTAGTCCCGAACGAGGATGCCATCTCTATTTCGGAAAGAACCAAGCCAGTCATCCTCATCGTCGACGACGAGCACATCATCGCCGACACCCTCTCGATAATCCTCTCCCGCAGCGGCTTTTCCACCCTCACCGCCTACGACGGTGCCGCAGCCTTAGAGCTCGCACGAACGTTCAACCCCCAACTTCTCATCGCCGACGTCATGATGCCCGGCATGACCGGCATCGAACTCGCCATCGCTGTCAGTCAGAACATCCCCGAATGCCAAATACTCTTGTTCTCCGGCCAGGCCGCAACCGCCGACCTCCTCGTACACGCACGCAGCGCCGGCTACAACTTCACCACCCTCACCAAGCCCGTTCACCCCACCGACATGCTCAAGCGCGTCTCCGAATGCCTGGCAGTACAAAAGACCACCTTCGCCCCCCCGTACAACCCAACGGACGACTCTTCGCGACCCGCGACCTACCTCGTAAACTAG
- a CDS encoding phospholipid carrier-dependent glycosyltransferase, with translation MKGKTRLHDASIQTHKAARKIACVLSNRSNPVLIGLYPPPFYPRASALIRGRSHYTVHVTTPAQETRRNRLILIVLWLLFYATLTLFVPPLLDDADSVHAEVAREMLLRHDWVTLYANGIRYLEKAPILYWSMALSFKLFGVNTAAARLPIALTVLSLALLLEGFARRAFSPRAGLYAGLMLLSSFGIFIFTRILLPDADVCLWLALALFFYWATEQTGQQTKAHPQPQASITLCWLFAASCALNVLTKGLIGIVFPLLIVLAHLILTRRSLRAVLTRIRQLHPLSSTIVFLVIAAPWHILIALANPTQGHPGALTFSHGHWSVPLPTDGNVHGWLWFYFVNEQLLRYLNLRVPRDYDTVPLPLFWAFILVWIMPWSAFLYHALVTIPWRKALRPRVSIRTLTQRENTRLLLGLWAIIPVLFFSFSTRQEYYVLPALPAMILLIAAWLDHEATEAESFTVPAPLVRSGQRISVVLLVLGSLAALTAGFFLQRSAPPNPVIDLASLLKQNPGDYALSFGHFLDLNAQAMGAFHDPLLLTAIALFTGTLANWLLRRAYQPHAANLCLAAATFGFVLAAHVGLQIFFPVLSSRQLATAIEPELKPSDLIVIHGEYESASTLGFYLGRSDLHILDGRSSNLWYGSFFPDAPPIFEDALSLKVRWLEPRRIFLWQSLSDPVPSLPGKTFFIAQSGGKEILSNQPNPY, from the coding sequence ATGAAAGGCAAAACACGGCTCCACGACGCCAGCATACAAACCCACAAAGCCGCTCGCAAAATAGCCTGCGTTCTATCCAATCGCTCCAATCCGGTCTTGATCGGTCTCTATCCTCCGCCTTTTTATCCGCGTGCCTCCGCGTTAATCCGCGGTCGCTCTCATTACACTGTTCACGTGACCACCCCAGCCCAGGAGACGCGCCGCAACCGCCTCATCCTCATCGTCCTCTGGCTCCTCTTCTACGCAACCCTCACCCTCTTCGTCCCCCCGCTGCTCGACGACGCCGACTCCGTCCACGCCGAAGTCGCCCGCGAGATGCTCCTCCGCCACGATTGGGTCACCCTCTACGCCAACGGCATCCGCTACCTCGAAAAAGCCCCCATCCTCTACTGGAGCATGGCCCTCAGCTTCAAACTCTTCGGCGTCAACACCGCAGCCGCGCGCCTGCCAATAGCCCTCACCGTCCTCTCGCTCGCCCTCCTCCTCGAAGGCTTCGCCCGCCGCGCCTTCTCTCCCCGAGCCGGCCTCTACGCCGGCCTCATGCTCCTCTCCAGCTTCGGCATCTTCATCTTCACCCGCATCCTCCTGCCCGACGCCGACGTCTGCCTCTGGCTCGCCCTGGCTCTCTTCTTCTACTGGGCCACCGAACAAACCGGGCAGCAAACAAAAGCCCACCCACAACCCCAAGCAAGCATCACCCTCTGCTGGCTCTTCGCCGCCTCCTGCGCCCTCAACGTCCTTACCAAAGGCCTCATCGGCATCGTCTTCCCCCTCCTCATCGTCCTCGCCCACCTCATTCTCACCCGCCGCAGCCTCCGCGCCGTCCTAACCCGCATCCGCCAGCTCCACCCACTCTCCAGCACCATCGTCTTCCTCGTCATCGCCGCGCCCTGGCACATCCTCATCGCCCTCGCCAACCCCACCCAGGGCCATCCCGGAGCACTCACCTTCTCGCACGGCCACTGGTCCGTTCCCCTCCCTACCGACGGCAACGTCCACGGCTGGCTCTGGTTCTACTTTGTCAACGAGCAGCTCCTCCGCTATCTCAACCTCCGCGTCCCCCGCGACTACGACACCGTCCCCCTCCCTCTCTTCTGGGCCTTCATCCTCGTCTGGATCATGCCTTGGAGCGCCTTTCTCTACCATGCCCTCGTCACCATCCCCTGGCGCAAAGCCCTCCGTCCGCGAGTCTCCATCCGCACCCTCACCCAGCGCGAAAACACCCGCCTCCTCCTCGGCCTGTGGGCCATCATCCCTGTCCTCTTCTTCTCCTTCTCCACCCGCCAGGAGTACTACGTCCTCCCCGCCCTCCCCGCTATGATCCTCCTCATCGCCGCCTGGCTCGACCATGAAGCCACCGAAGCCGAGTCCTTCACCGTCCCCGCCCCACTCGTCCGCTCCGGCCAGCGCATCTCCGTCGTCCTTCTCGTCCTCGGCTCCCTCGCCGCCCTCACCGCAGGCTTCTTCCTCCAACGCTCCGCCCCGCCAAACCCCGTCATCGACCTCGCCTCGCTCCTCAAACAAAATCCCGGCGACTACGCCCTCTCCTTCGGCCACTTCCTCGACCTCAACGCCCAGGCCATGGGCGCCTTCCATGACCCGCTCCTCCTCACCGCCATCGCGCTCTTCACCGGCACCCTCGCCAACTGGCTCCTCCGTCGCGCCTACCAGCCCCACGCCGCAAACCTCTGCCTCGCCGCCGCCACCTTTGGGTTCGTGCTCGCCGCACACGTCGGCCTGCAGATCTTCTTCCCCGTCCTAAGCTCCCGCCAGTTAGCCACCGCCATCGAGCCCGAACTCAAGCCCAGCGACCTCATCGTCATCCACGGCGAGTACGAGAGCGCCAGCACCCTCGGCTTTTATCTCGGACGCAGCGACCTCCACATCCTCGACGGCCGCAGCTCCAACCTCTGGTACGGCTCCTTCTTTCCCGACGCCCCACCCATCTTCGAGGACGCCCTCTCCCTCAAAGTCCGTTGGCTTGAACCTCGCCGCATCTTCCTCTGGCAGAGTCTCTCCGACCCTGTGCCTTCGCTTCCGGGCAAAACCTTCTTCATTGCGCAAAGCGGAGGCAAAGAGATCCTGAGCAACCAACCCAACCCATATTGA
- a CDS encoding Rieske 2Fe-2S domain-containing protein yields MMMREPAQMSGASGPLAFGPPTELIFGDWYPALCAVELRPGKTAKALLLGVPLLLGRKTGGKLFAMRDLCPHRGIPLSAGWFDGETVTCKYHGWKFEPCSGQCREIPSLTNHETLDPTKIYAGAFPCEERDGFAWVYLPEAGAGRVQGLETLPPVPEVPKFSARFRSAHLVAELPCNVDHGIIGLMDPAHGPFVHQAWWWRSAASIHEKTKHFEPLEDRENNGRNAGFRMSSHAPSANSAPYKLLGVYGEPITTTIDFVLPNRRYETIRAGDKWFSSLTTITPVTASTCRIDVVAAWNVFYWVPFVTSIATFFGARFVRQDQETMIEQAEGLRFHPGLMLIDDADKPAKWYFALKQARLKGTGEHPLSGPVTLHWRS; encoded by the coding sequence ATGATGATGCGTGAACCTGCACAAATGAGTGGGGCGTCTGGTCCTCTTGCTTTTGGTCCTCCGACCGAGCTGATCTTTGGGGATTGGTATCCTGCGCTGTGTGCCGTGGAGCTGCGCCCAGGCAAGACGGCGAAGGCTCTGCTGCTGGGGGTTCCGCTGCTGCTGGGACGGAAGACTGGTGGAAAGCTGTTTGCGATGCGGGATCTTTGTCCGCATCGGGGGATTCCGCTGTCGGCTGGGTGGTTTGATGGGGAGACGGTGACGTGCAAGTATCACGGGTGGAAGTTTGAGCCTTGCAGTGGGCAGTGCAGGGAGATTCCTTCGCTGACCAATCATGAGACGCTGGACCCGACGAAGATCTATGCGGGGGCGTTTCCTTGCGAGGAGCGCGATGGGTTTGCGTGGGTGTATCTGCCGGAGGCCGGTGCGGGGCGAGTGCAGGGGTTGGAGACGCTGCCTCCGGTGCCGGAGGTGCCGAAGTTTTCGGCGAGGTTTCGGAGCGCGCACCTGGTGGCGGAGCTGCCTTGCAATGTGGATCACGGGATTATCGGTTTGATGGATCCGGCACATGGGCCGTTTGTGCATCAGGCTTGGTGGTGGCGGTCGGCGGCTAGTATTCATGAGAAGACGAAGCACTTTGAGCCGCTGGAGGACCGGGAGAACAACGGGAGGAATGCCGGGTTTCGGATGTCGTCGCATGCTCCGAGCGCGAACTCGGCGCCGTATAAGTTGCTGGGGGTTTATGGCGAGCCGATTACGACGACGATTGATTTTGTCTTGCCGAATCGGCGGTACGAGACGATACGCGCTGGGGATAAGTGGTTCTCGAGTTTGACTACGATTACGCCGGTGACGGCTTCGACTTGCAGGATTGATGTGGTTGCGGCGTGGAATGTCTTTTACTGGGTTCCATTTGTAACTTCGATTGCTACTTTCTTTGGGGCCCGGTTTGTGCGGCAGGATCAGGAGACGATGATTGAGCAGGCCGAGGGGTTGAGGTTTCATCCGGGATTGATGCTGATCGATGATGCGGATAAGCCGGCGAAGTGGTACTTCGCTTTGAAGCAGGCTCGGTTGAAGGGGACGGGAGAGCATCCGCTAAGTGGGCCGGTTACGCTGCACTGGCGGAGTTAA
- a CDS encoding MBL fold metallo-hydrolase has translation MKTTPITANAHQLTRFGLINCYLVRETDGFTLIDANLANSADDILAAAKALGAPIRRILITHAHVDHVGSVDALLAKLGATQIEFTSNARSLPLLQKPPNKSPQPGEPNEEIRGGLPGIDARPTRLVTEGELYGSLLAIETPGHIPGHLAFLDQRDGTLYAGDALIAMGHLTVSGFAPWYFPLPNLATWDKSIALASANKLLTYPIERFACGHGSVRPGGIPTLRKAIASTAKS, from the coding sequence ATGAAAACCACACCGATTACCGCCAACGCCCATCAACTCACCCGCTTCGGCCTCATCAACTGCTATCTCGTCCGCGAGACCGACGGCTTCACCCTGATCGACGCCAACCTCGCCAACTCCGCCGACGATATTCTCGCCGCTGCGAAAGCCCTGGGCGCACCCATCCGTCGCATCCTGATCACTCATGCCCACGTAGACCATGTCGGCTCCGTAGATGCCCTCCTGGCAAAGCTAGGCGCCACACAAATAGAGTTTACCTCGAACGCCCGCAGCCTTCCGCTTCTGCAAAAGCCCCCCAACAAGTCTCCTCAGCCCGGCGAACCCAACGAAGAGATTCGCGGTGGCCTCCCCGGCATCGACGCCCGCCCTACGCGTCTCGTCACCGAAGGCGAACTCTACGGCTCCCTTCTCGCCATTGAAACCCCCGGCCACATCCCTGGCCACCTCGCCTTCCTCGACCAGCGCGACGGCACCCTCTACGCCGGCGACGCCCTCATCGCCATGGGCCACCTCACCGTTAGCGGCTTCGCCCCCTGGTACTTCCCTCTGCCGAACCTCGCCACCTGGGATAAATCCATCGCACTCGCCAGCGCCAACAAACTGCTCACCTACCCCATCGAGCGCTTCGCCTGCGGCCACGGCTCCGTCAGACCCGGAGGCATCCCCACCCTCCGCAAGGCAATCGCCAGCACAGCCAAATCGTAA
- a CDS encoding M23 family metallopeptidase yields the protein MRDISRRSFALSITVSLIGFFTIYAGLGWSEVAQQMTPLLIAVHDAPVPFKGSDGQVHLVYEVWLANISSGEADIQDVEVIGDGGVLQRLDAAAVSRRLQPAGLREASGVLARGTQSILFLNVILPNGSPIPKQLLHRIKAHYSAAPPGQQEITETGGATTPDLQPVAQIGAPLRGDGYVSADSCCDATRHTRAALPINGRVYVAQRYAVDWEQLDANGRIYSGPREKLESYTIFGKPVYAVADGVVAVAITGLPEQTPGKYPTNIPIEDADGNAIIEDIGGHHFACYAHMQSASINLHRGDRVKRGQIIGLVGNSGNSVAPHLHFHVMSSELSLASNGLPYQIDAFKVTGATPGTEAFDEAEANGTPLAINVFSPPHQIENSLPLDQLIISLSPR from the coding sequence ATGCGAGATATTTCAAGACGGTCTTTCGCTTTGTCGATTACGGTTTCGTTGATCGGTTTTTTCACGATCTATGCAGGGTTGGGATGGAGTGAGGTAGCGCAGCAGATGACGCCGCTGCTGATTGCGGTTCATGATGCGCCGGTGCCTTTCAAAGGTTCGGACGGCCAGGTGCACCTGGTCTATGAGGTGTGGCTGGCGAATATCTCGAGTGGCGAGGCGGATATTCAAGATGTTGAGGTGATCGGTGACGGTGGGGTTCTGCAGAGGCTGGACGCAGCGGCGGTCTCTCGTCGTCTTCAGCCTGCGGGTTTGCGCGAAGCTTCCGGGGTGCTTGCCCGGGGCACGCAGTCGATACTTTTTTTGAACGTCATTCTTCCGAATGGTTCTCCAATTCCGAAGCAGCTTCTGCATCGGATCAAGGCGCACTACAGCGCTGCGCCTCCGGGACAACAGGAGATCACCGAGACTGGCGGCGCAACGACGCCGGACCTTCAGCCGGTTGCGCAGATCGGTGCGCCTCTGCGTGGGGATGGTTACGTCTCTGCTGATTCGTGTTGCGATGCGACGCGCCACACCCGGGCTGCGTTACCTATCAATGGGCGCGTCTATGTGGCTCAACGTTACGCTGTCGATTGGGAGCAGTTGGATGCAAACGGCCGTATCTATTCAGGTCCAAGAGAAAAACTTGAGAGCTATACGATCTTCGGAAAGCCTGTCTATGCGGTTGCAGATGGGGTGGTAGCCGTTGCGATTACGGGCCTGCCTGAACAGACGCCGGGGAAGTATCCCACGAATATTCCGATTGAAGACGCGGATGGGAACGCGATCATTGAGGATATCGGGGGGCATCATTTTGCCTGTTACGCGCACATGCAGTCGGCGAGCATCAATCTTCATCGCGGCGATCGAGTGAAGCGCGGACAGATCATTGGCCTGGTGGGGAACTCGGGTAATTCTGTAGCACCGCATCTGCACTTTCATGTGATGAGTTCGGAGTTGTCGCTTGCTTCGAACGGGCTGCCATATCAAATTGATGCCTTCAAAGTGACGGGTGCGACGCCCGGCACGGAGGCTTTCGACGAAGCAGAGGCCAACGGGACACCACTTGCAATTAATGTGTTCTCTCCTCCGCACCAGATAGAGAATTCGCTGCCGCTCGATCAACTGATTATCTCGTTGTCGCCTCGGTAG